A DNA window from Leptolyngbya sp. KIOST-1 contains the following coding sequences:
- a CDS encoding valine--tRNA ligase: MTASIPTLSAQYDPTQTETKWQTQWESNQVFRADPDHPGAPFCVVIPPPNVTGSLHMGHAFESALIDTLVRYQRMAGRNTLWLPGTDHASIAVATILDRQMQAEGTSKEELGRDRYLERAWDWKAESGGTIVNQLRKLGVSVDWSRERFTMDEGLSHAVLTAFTQLYDEGLIYRGNYLVNWCPASQSAVSDLEVEQREVDGHLWHFRYPFTDGSGYVEVATTRPETMLGDTAVAVNPNDDRYRHLVGKTLTLPLVNREIPIIADEYVDAAFGTGCVKVTPAHDPNDFAMGQRHNLPMITVMNKDGTMNENTAHFQGLDRFEARSAVVRQLDDEGFLVRIEEYRHTVPYSDRGKVPVEPLLSTQWFVKIRPLADNALDYLDHRRSPRFVPERWTKVYRDWLVNLKDWCISRQLWWGHQIPAWYAVSETGGEITDDTPFVVAATEEEAKAKATERFGEWVTLTRDPDVLDTWFSSGLWPFSTMGWPDESAQDFQTYYPTTTLVTGFDIIFFWVARMTMMAGHFTDTMPFETVYIHGLVRDENNKKMSKSANNGIDPLVLINKYGTDALRYTLIREVTGAGQDIRLEYDRSTDESASVEASRNFTNKLWNASRFVMMNLGGQSPLSLGVPDLDSLELADRWILSRFNRVVASVRDNLDAYGMGEAAKELYEFVWGDFCDWYIELVKPRLQGEGSAKFTAAQQTLAFVLDGILKLLHPFMPHITEELWHTLNQVGDDQFLAVQPYPTPFEGLVDDDLEQQFALVFNTVRTVRNLRAEAGIKPSLRIETILESDSATERHILHATADYIKDLGKIDTLVILGGKQPVSTAHAAESGSPPSPLAKLGDNPVVAEVQDFWHTMLPLFEEPLHFAGAFFEDVRRPAFTLLWIFAGVVLLKFGGALVHAVDTTPIFGTLMELVGLWVVVNFVRQNLLTGGDRQRLTQTYQTWRRQIFGDDTAAAKARPPALRPVAPPAENGSTAAPTDETSEPSQKLFAGVTGTVQVLIPLTGVVDVDALRAKVEKDLTKVEAEIKSLSGRLSNPGFVDKAPAEVVQGARDALAEAEAQAAILKSRLAML, translated from the coding sequence ATGACGGCTTCCATTCCCACGCTTTCTGCCCAGTACGACCCCACTCAAACTGAGACCAAGTGGCAAACCCAGTGGGAATCAAACCAGGTCTTTAGGGCCGACCCCGACCACCCCGGTGCGCCCTTCTGCGTGGTGATTCCGCCACCGAACGTGACCGGCAGCCTGCACATGGGCCACGCCTTTGAGAGCGCCCTGATCGACACCCTGGTGCGCTACCAGCGGATGGCGGGGCGCAACACCCTCTGGCTGCCCGGCACCGACCACGCCAGCATTGCCGTGGCCACTATTCTCGATCGCCAGATGCAGGCCGAAGGCACCAGCAAAGAGGAGCTGGGGCGCGATCGCTACCTGGAGCGAGCCTGGGACTGGAAGGCCGAGTCCGGGGGCACCATCGTCAACCAGCTGCGCAAGCTGGGGGTCTCGGTAGACTGGAGCCGCGAGCGCTTCACCATGGATGAGGGGCTGTCCCACGCGGTGCTGACCGCCTTTACCCAGCTCTACGACGAGGGGTTGATCTATCGGGGCAACTACCTGGTCAACTGGTGCCCCGCCAGCCAGTCGGCGGTGTCGGATCTGGAGGTGGAGCAGCGCGAGGTTGATGGCCACCTGTGGCACTTCCGCTACCCCTTCACCGACGGCTCGGGCTACGTGGAAGTGGCCACCACCCGGCCCGAAACCATGCTGGGCGACACGGCGGTGGCGGTGAATCCCAACGACGATCGCTACCGGCACTTGGTCGGCAAAACCCTGACTTTGCCCCTGGTCAACCGCGAAATTCCGATCATCGCCGACGAGTACGTGGACGCGGCGTTTGGCACCGGCTGTGTCAAAGTCACCCCCGCCCACGACCCCAACGACTTTGCCATGGGCCAGCGCCACAACCTGCCCATGATCACCGTCATGAACAAAGACGGCACCATGAACGAAAACACCGCCCACTTCCAGGGGCTGGATCGCTTCGAGGCCCGCAGCGCGGTGGTGCGTCAGCTCGATGACGAAGGGTTTCTGGTGCGAATTGAGGAGTACAGGCACACGGTGCCCTACAGCGATCGCGGCAAGGTGCCGGTCGAGCCGCTGCTCTCCACCCAGTGGTTTGTGAAAATTCGCCCCCTGGCCGACAATGCCCTGGACTACCTGGACCACCGCCGGTCGCCCAGGTTCGTGCCCGAGCGCTGGACCAAGGTGTACCGCGACTGGCTGGTGAATTTGAAGGACTGGTGTATCTCGCGCCAGCTGTGGTGGGGTCACCAGATCCCGGCCTGGTACGCCGTGAGCGAGACCGGCGGCGAAATCACCGACGACACGCCCTTTGTGGTGGCCGCGACAGAAGAGGAAGCCAAAGCCAAGGCCACCGAGCGGTTTGGCGAATGGGTGACCCTGACCCGCGACCCCGACGTGCTCGACACCTGGTTTTCCTCCGGGCTGTGGCCCTTCTCCACCATGGGCTGGCCCGATGAATCAGCCCAGGACTTTCAGACCTACTACCCCACCACCACCCTGGTCACGGGCTTCGACATCATCTTTTTCTGGGTGGCCCGCATGACCATGATGGCGGGCCACTTCACCGACACCATGCCCTTCGAGACCGTCTACATCCACGGCCTGGTGCGGGACGAGAACAACAAAAAAATGTCGAAGTCGGCCAACAACGGCATCGACCCGCTGGTGCTGATCAACAAGTACGGCACCGATGCCCTGCGCTACACCCTGATTCGCGAAGTCACCGGGGCGGGCCAGGACATTCGCCTGGAGTACGATCGCAGCACCGATGAGTCGGCCTCCGTGGAAGCCAGCCGCAACTTCACCAACAAGCTGTGGAACGCCTCCCGCTTCGTGATGATGAACCTGGGCGGGCAGTCGCCGCTAAGCCTGGGGGTGCCCGATCTAGATAGCCTGGAGCTGGCCGATCGCTGGATTTTGTCCCGCTTTAACCGGGTGGTAGCCAGCGTGCGCGACAACCTCGACGCCTACGGCATGGGCGAGGCCGCCAAGGAACTCTACGAGTTTGTCTGGGGCGATTTCTGCGACTGGTATATCGAGCTGGTCAAGCCGCGCCTCCAGGGTGAGGGGTCGGCCAAGTTCACGGCCGCCCAGCAGACCCTCGCCTTTGTGCTGGACGGCATTCTCAAGCTGCTGCACCCGTTTATGCCCCACATCACCGAGGAGCTGTGGCACACCCTCAACCAGGTGGGCGACGACCAGTTTCTCGCCGTGCAGCCCTACCCCACCCCCTTTGAGGGCCTGGTGGACGACGACCTGGAGCAGCAGTTTGCCCTGGTGTTTAACACCGTGCGCACCGTGCGCAACCTGCGGGCCGAGGCGGGGATCAAGCCTAGCCTGCGGATCGAAACCATTCTGGAGAGCGACAGCGCCACCGAGCGCCACATTCTGCACGCCACCGCCGACTACATCAAAGACCTGGGCAAGATCGACACCCTGGTGATTTTGGGCGGTAAGCAGCCGGTTTCCACCGCCCACGCCGCCGAATCGGGCTCGCCCCCCAGCCCCCTGGCGAAGCTGGGCGACAATCCGGTGGTGGCCGAGGTGCAGGACTTCTGGCACACCATGCTGCCGCTGTTTGAAGAGCCCCTGCACTTTGCGGGCGCGTTCTTTGAGGATGTTCGTCGCCCGGCCTTTACCCTGCTGTGGATTTTTGCCGGGGTGGTGTTGCTCAAGTTTGGCGGTGCCCTGGTCCATGCCGTCGACACCACGCCCATTTTTGGCACCCTGATGGAGCTGGTCGGCCTCTGGGTGGTGGTCAACTTCGTGCGGCAGAATCTGCTCACGGGGGGCGATCGCCAGCGCCTTACCCAAACCTACCAAACCTGGCGACGCCAGATCTTTGGCGACGACACCGCCGCTGCAAAAGCCAGGCCCCCAGCCCTGCGCCCTGTTGCCCCGCCCGCAGAAAATGGCAGCACCGCTGCCCCGACTGACGAAACCTCGGAGCCGTCCCAAAAGCTGTTCGCCGGGGTGACGGGCACCGTACAGGTGCTGATTCCCCTGACCGGAGTGGTGGATGTGGACGCCCTGCGGGCCAAGGTGGAAAAAGACCTGACCAAGGTCGAGGCCGAAATCAAGTCCCTCTCGGGCCGGTTGAGCAACCCCGGCTTTGTGGACAAAGCCCCCGCCGAGGTGGTGCAGGGGGCACGGGATGCCCTGGCCGAGGCCGAGGCCCAGGCGGCGATCCTGAAGTCTCGCCTGGCGATGCTGTAG
- a CDS encoding MATE family efflux transporter translates to MRTWVRSIAQTKNGLEVQAFLALAIPLSAAQVAQAAVGFIDTLMMGRLGAETLAAGGLAAISFQLLLAVVGGLVMTVGPLVAQAYGAGQKGQVEAVTRQGFWLVLILSLPMMAVLSQLDRVLLGLGQDAAIAALTGPYFQWILWGAFPALAFTLLRSYASALSQAQVVIVIVLVGTAFNIAGNYALGFGKWGFPALGLGGLGLASGLSYWLMFGLFLLYILAHPTLKTYRFWRSWQRVQPRLMGRMTAMGGEIAMTVALEFGLFGVVTILMGILGPEVLAAHQTVYQTIYVIFMVPLGMSYATTARVGQALGQQDRAQVRRAGYVAMAIAAAFMLLATLGLLLFRPAIIGLYLDLADPANAPVLALAMPMLLVAALVQLSDGVQRVASGALYGLQDTRTPMVLSAVAFWGVGLGLGYLLGFVLGLGGVGLWIGQSTGVATAGAIFILRFHRLTRSPPLSGPVKPSP, encoded by the coding sequence ATGCGTACATGGGTTAGATCGATTGCCCAAACTAAGAATGGCCTGGAAGTGCAGGCCTTTCTCGCCCTAGCCATACCGCTATCGGCGGCTCAGGTGGCCCAGGCGGCGGTGGGCTTTATCGACACGCTGATGATGGGGCGGCTGGGGGCGGAAACTTTGGCCGCCGGAGGGCTGGCGGCAATTAGCTTTCAGCTGCTGCTGGCGGTGGTAGGGGGGTTGGTGATGACGGTAGGGCCGCTGGTGGCCCAGGCCTACGGGGCCGGGCAAAAGGGGCAGGTTGAGGCGGTAACGCGGCAGGGATTTTGGCTGGTCCTGATCCTGAGTCTGCCGATGATGGCGGTGCTGAGCCAGCTCGACCGGGTGCTGCTGGGGCTGGGTCAGGATGCCGCGATTGCCGCCCTGACTGGCCCCTACTTCCAGTGGATCCTGTGGGGAGCGTTTCCGGCTTTGGCCTTTACCCTGCTGCGGAGCTACGCCTCGGCCCTGTCCCAGGCCCAGGTGGTGATTGTCATCGTGCTGGTGGGGACGGCCTTTAACATCGCCGGCAACTACGCCCTGGGCTTTGGTAAATGGGGGTTTCCAGCCCTCGGGCTGGGGGGGCTGGGGTTGGCCAGTGGCCTGAGCTACTGGCTAATGTTTGGCCTGTTTTTGCTGTATATTCTGGCCCACCCAACGCTTAAGACCTACCGATTTTGGCGGAGCTGGCAGCGGGTGCAGCCCCGGTTGATGGGCCGGATGACTGCCATGGGGGGGGAGATTGCTATGACCGTCGCCCTGGAGTTTGGCCTGTTTGGGGTAGTCACCATTCTGATGGGCATTCTCGGCCCCGAGGTGCTGGCGGCCCACCAGACCGTATACCAGACCATCTACGTGATTTTTATGGTGCCCCTGGGCATGTCCTACGCGACCACGGCACGGGTGGGGCAGGCCCTGGGCCAGCAGGATCGGGCGCAGGTGCGGCGAGCGGGGTACGTGGCCATGGCGATCGCCGCAGCCTTCATGCTGCTGGCCACCCTGGGGTTGCTGCTGTTTCGCCCGGCGATTATTGGCCTGTATTTGGATTTGGCTGACCCAGCCAATGCACCGGTGCTGGCCCTGGCCATGCCCATGCTGCTGGTGGCGGCTCTGGTGCAGCTCAGTGACGGGGTGCAGCGGGTGGCCTCCGGAGCCCTCTACGGCCTGCAAGATACCCGCACTCCAATGGTGCTGAGCGCAGTGGCATTTTGGGGTGTGGGCCTTGGGCTGGGCTACCTGCTGGGGTTTGTGCTCGGGCTGGGCGGGGTAGGACTCTGGATTGGCCAGTCCACCGGAGTAGCCACCGCCGGGGCGATCTTTATCCTGCGATTTCACCGACTGACGCGATCGCCGCCCCTGTCGGGTCCGGTCAAGCCCAGTCCCTAG
- a CDS encoding transposase → MGRPTTAIKTTSVIGFEPHINERAYRNRPLTEEQRTANRERSKTRAKVEHVFGGFVTSMGGKAVRSIGLARAQTQLGLKKLVHNLKRLVSLETQPAASVDMAG, encoded by the coding sequence ATGGGACGTCCCACTACGGCTATAAAAACCACGTCAGTGATAGGCTTTGAGCCGCATATCAATGAGCGGGCGTATCGCAATCGCCCCTTGACTGAGGAACAGAGAACGGCCAACCGAGAGCGCTCCAAAACCCGCGCTAAAGTGGAGCATGTCTTCGGGGGTTTTGTCACTAGCATGGGAGGCAAGGCCGTGCGCAGCATTGGGTTAGCGCGTGCCCAAACTCAGTTGGGTTTGAAAAAGCTGGTGCACAACCTGAAGCGGCTTGTGTCTCTCGAAACCCAACCGGCAGCATCGGTTGACATGGCAGGATAA
- the mdh gene encoding malate dehydrogenase, which translates to MNASPAAVDRPPSQVTVVGAGNVGSTLAQRLLEHNLANVVLIDIVAGRPQGVALDLAQAAGSEGHNRSIVGTNDYQDTAHSDLVVITAGLPRRPGMTRDDLTQTNGKIVIETVRQALAVSPLASIIVVTNPLDVMAYLAWRASELPPQRVVGMAGVLDSARFQRFIAWELGVPPQEVSAMVLGGHGDLMVPLPRYTTVGGIPVGELLSADRLAELIDRTRNGGAEIVQLLKQGGAYYAPASSACVMVEAILRHQRRILPLAAHLSGQYGLDDLYLGVPCRLGRGGVEEILELSLTADEQAALARSAASVKQQLQGALALLEV; encoded by the coding sequence ATGAATGCCTCCCCCGCCGCCGTCGATCGCCCCCCCAGCCAGGTTACCGTGGTGGGGGCGGGCAACGTGGGCAGTACCCTGGCCCAGCGCCTGCTGGAGCACAACCTGGCCAACGTGGTGCTGATCGACATTGTGGCGGGGCGACCCCAGGGGGTGGCGCTGGATTTGGCCCAGGCGGCGGGCAGCGAGGGCCACAACCGCAGCATCGTCGGCACCAACGACTACCAGGACACCGCCCACTCCGACCTTGTGGTGATTACCGCCGGGCTACCCCGCCGCCCCGGCATGACCCGCGACGACCTCACCCAGACCAACGGCAAGATTGTGATCGAGACGGTGCGGCAGGCGCTGGCGGTGTCGCCGCTGGCCAGCATTATTGTGGTTACCAACCCGCTCGATGTGATGGCCTACCTGGCCTGGCGGGCCAGCGAACTGCCTCCCCAGCGGGTAGTGGGCATGGCCGGGGTGCTCGACTCGGCCCGGTTTCAGCGCTTCATTGCCTGGGAGCTGGGGGTGCCCCCCCAGGAGGTGTCGGCCATGGTGCTGGGCGGCCACGGCGATTTGATGGTGCCCCTGCCCCGCTACACCACCGTTGGCGGCATCCCGGTGGGTGAGCTGCTGAGCGCCGATCGCCTGGCAGAGCTGATCGATCGCACCCGCAACGGCGGCGCTGAAATTGTGCAGCTGCTGAAGCAGGGCGGTGCCTACTACGCCCCAGCCTCGTCCGCCTGCGTCATGGTGGAGGCGATACTGCGCCACCAGCGGCGCATTTTGCCCCTGGCGGCCCACCTGAGCGGTCAGTACGGCCTGGATGACCTTTACCTGGGGGTGCCCTGCCGGCTGGGGCGCGGGGGAGTGGAAGAGATTCTGGAACTGTCGCTGACCGCCGATGAGCAAGCAGCCCTGGCGCGATCGGCGGCCTCGGTTAAACAGCAGCTCCAGGGGGCCCTGGCGCTGCTGGAGGTCTAG